The genomic region GTAGACCTCGGGGGATGGGGGAGGCTCGGGAAGCTCCACCTCCAGCACCACCCCGCGGACCCCTTCGGAAACCATGGAACCCAGGCCCAAGGCCGCCCGGACCAAGGCTTGGTCGTAGGCTTCGGAAACCGGGTCCCGGGAAGGCACCACCCCGTTCACCCGCACCCCGGGAAAGGTCCGGGTGACCCCCTCGATGAGCCCTTCCACCGCCCGGCGCACGGAAAGGGTATGAGGCTCGATGCGCACCGCTGGCGGCAGCACCAAGGTGACGAATCCACCCCCTGCCAGGTGGCGCAAACCCTGCTGGAGCACATACAGGCTGGACTTCACATCTTGGCTCATGAGGTCGTACCACTCCCCCTCCAATAGCTCCACGAAGGGAGTCTTGCTCTCGGCGGTGGTCACGTGGACGATGCCGTCCAATAGGCCAAAAAGCTCCTCCACCTTTTCAAAGGTGCTGGTCACGTCCAACACCACGCTCATGTCCCCCCGTATGGGGATGGCCGTGGCCCCTAGGGCCTCCACCTCCGAGGCCACGCTGGTGGCCAACTCCACGTCGGGGTCCACGGCGATCACCGTGGCCCCGTTGCGCCCGTAGCCGTGGGCGATGGCCCGGCCGAAACCCCTGCCGGCCCCGGTTACCATAACGATCCGCCCCTCGAGGCCCAAGATATCCCGTGACATCAGGCCCATTGTACGGGAAAATGAGGACATGGCCCGCATCCGCGTGGAAGAAGGGGACATCACCGAGTTCCGGGGGGATGCCATCGTCAACGCTGCCAACAACTACTTGAAGCTGGGCGCTGGGGTGGCGGGGGCCATCCTCAGGAAAGGAGGCCCCTCCATCCAGGAGGAATGCGACCGGATCGGGAAGATCCGGGTGGGGGAAGCCGCGGTCACGGGGGCGGGGAACCTGGGGGTGCGCTACGTGATCCACGCCGCCGTCCTGGGGGATGAGCCCGCCAGCCTGGAAACCGTGCGCCAGGCCACGAGGAGCGCCCTGGAAAAGGCGGTGGAGCTCGGCCTAAGGACCGTGGCCTTTCCCCTTCTGGGCACCGGGGTGGGAGGGCTTCCCGTGGAAGAGGTGGCCCAGGTGATGCTGGAGGAGATCAAGAAGGC from Thermus tengchongensis harbors:
- a CDS encoding macro domain-containing protein, yielding MARIRVEEGDITEFRGDAIVNAANNYLKLGAGVAGAILRKGGPSIQEECDRIGKIRVGEAAVTGAGNLGVRYVIHAAVLGDEPASLETVRQATRSALEKAVELGLRTVAFPLLGTGVGGLPVEEVAQVMLEEIKKAPDTLEVTLYGYRKEDAEAIRRAL
- a CDS encoding SDR family NAD(P)-dependent oxidoreductase, encoding MSRDILGLEGRIVMVTGAGRGFGRAIAHGYGRNGATVIAVDPDVELATSVASEVEALGATAIPIRGDMSVVLDVTSTFEKVEELFGLLDGIVHVTTAESKTPFVELLEGEWYDLMSQDVKSSLYVLQQGLRHLAGGGFVTLVLPPAVRIEPHTLSVRRAVEGLIEGVTRTFPGVRVNGVVPSRDPVSEAYDQALVRAALGLGSMVSEGVRGVVLEVELPEPPPSPEVYELLREVP